GCGGCGCGTTCGCAGCGCCGCCCATCTGCGCTTCCCCTGTGCCAGATCCGGCGCTCTCTCACTCGTTCAACAAACGGTCACCGAATGAGGCTCTGTGCCAGACTCCGAGGGAGGGGGAGCACGAGCCACTGCCATGGCCAGAGAAGCTCCGCCGGGCCGGTGAAAAGATGCCTCCTGCCCGCTCCGCGCCCTGGGGAAGGAAGGTCATGGGCCAAGCCTCTTAAGCCCTTCCCAGGATCTCGAAGCAGGAATGGAGGGAACAGATCGCCACTAGGAGCTAAGGGGCCTCGCCTTCCCGCGTCAAACTCGGCAGGATGCATGGGACGTGGGGCTCCGGGGAGGACTGCGCCTCATGGACCGTGCCAGAGACTCAGCGCACTCGGCCTGCAACCCCCCGTGCGAGGAAACAGGGACGCCCGGAGCGCATCCCTGGCCTGGCTCTGGGCCATAGGAAGACACACCGAGAAGGTGCCCAGCGGAAGGCCCTCAGGCTGCTGGCGTCCGCTTGGTGCGCTGTGGCCACTCTGCCGGTCTTGGCTGAAACTCAGAACTGTGGGCGCTTCCAGGGCTCTAGATGGCTCAACATCACCGGATTCTGCTGGagacttcttaaaagaaaaattcatactTCAGGAACGCGTTTAATCTTCCCATTTATACAGGGGAGAATAGGCACACCGAGATGTCTCTAAGGCTGGCTTATTTCCATGGGAGGTTGAGACATAATCAGAGAGGTTTGAGATATTTGTACCCCAAACAAGAAGGCCAAGAAATAAAGTTTCCCGGCAGCAGTTCAGCCAGGAGACTAAGGCTTAGCTGGGCAGCTGCTCCCTGGCAGGAAGGCATGGGGTGGAGTGTGGGGGAGACCTGAGAAAGACTCCCCCCCAAGGACCCATCCGAGTATACCCAGAGAGTGGCTGGGCACTGGGGCAGCTGGAGATCCAGGCTGCTGAAACTTCCTTCCTGAGTTATCTTTGTGATAGCTGGTTGCAGAGAGTTCCAGTTTACCTCTTCAGTCTCCTCTATTAGAGGAGAAACTGAGGGGAAACTCACCTGAGGAGCCAGCAATGGGCTCCTGGGCTGCAGTGTTCTCCGCCCCATCACTTAccctcctgctccagcctctcGGACTATGGCCACCACCTAGGACTCAGCCCTTTCGTCCTTTCATAGTGACCCCTAGGTTGGCTTAAGGACTGTCTCTGGACCTTTCCAACACAGAAATTCCCACCAGTGTTTAAATCAAAGCCAAGAGTCTCCACTGTCATCATTCCCAAGAGACCACTTCAACCTGCCACCCATCTTCAGACATGCGGGGGCAGCTGGACATGACGGGGTGAGCCAGGGAAGTTGCCGCCCAGGCCCAAGCTGACCCCTTAGTGAACCAGAAGGAAGCTGGTGCCCTCCTGACCTTATGCTTAAGGTGGATCCCGGGGCCAGAAGGAAAGGGGGAAGTGGCAGGCGCAGGCAGGGTCAGGAGCTCAAGAGCACTGCGGGCCCTTCCTAACCAGGCTGACACCGCCATAACCCTCATCTAAGGCAATTCATCATCGGCTGCTGACCGCAGGCCTGGCGCCCGCCAGGCCATGGCCTCCAGAGACACCAGAGCAGgcagaagtggcagagctgggacctgcCCTCAGGGCGCTCCTGAGGCTGCAGAGACAACAGCCCCGCCTGAGAAGCTCCACCAGGATGAGGTGGCTTGGGATTGATTctgatttggggagagaagagaaatatggGGAGGGGGTTTGCAGAAGCCCCAACGGTATAGCTGGTTCCGGGAGACCTGGTTTACCTGCTGTGGGATCTGGACCAACTAtgagccccaggaggaggggcgGCTCCAGCTATACTCTAAtttcccatccatccatcattttCAGTAATTTCATGGACTATCTGAGCTCCTGTTTTAGTAGCTCCAGGTTCTCTGAGGAAGGAGCAGACGTGGTTCTTGCCCTCCTGGACTCGATATGCTCAGGAAGGAGGTAGACAATGAATAAACCAGCAGACAAAGGAGCAAGAACACAGTCCgatggtgataagtgctgtagagaaaataaaacaggccTGTAGTACAGAGTGCCTGAGGGCTGAACTCAGCAGGGTGGGCGGGTGGGGAgacctccctgaggaggtgacagttgACTTCGGAAGGAACCAGCCAGTGGGGACCTAGCAGAGGGGTGCCCCAAGCAGAGGAACAGCAGGTATAGAACCCTGGGAGGGGAATGAGGGCTCAAGAGATGGGAAGGAGGGGTTGAAGGGAGAACTGGGAGGAGAGGTGCCTAGCTCACATGACTCCAGTTTGCCTCTGCgtcctcactcccctcccccagaaaaAAACTACTCCCTCCCCCTCAATTCTTAGGAAAAGTGAGGCTGTTTTGTAAACATCTcggaaacattttgttttccaatgaaccaacccccccgccccacccaccACTACCCAAAAAAGCTTGGCAAGGTTTTCAGGTCAAAGTTCTTATTGGGCTGGTAATTTATTGACCCCTCCCCCCTTCAAGATATTCTTTAATGATCTTCCCTCTCCCAGTTAATCCTTTCCTGCCAGACGCCCCTGTGGGGCTAGATGGGCAGATAGGCTAAAACATTTTCCCCCCTGTGGCAATTTCCAAAGCGCAGGCAGGCCCCGCTCATCTTGTGACCCAGCGCGCGCTGAACTTGGCGAGGTGGCCCTGCAGAGTTCACTCGGATGTCACGGTCCGGCCTGCAGGGGTCACAGGCGGGTCAGGCCCGAGGACTGGGAACGGGCCCCAGGTCACGCCCCCGCTCAGCAGCTTTGCTCACCGGCCCCAGGCACTGTCCAGAAAGGGGCGGGCCCGAGATTTCTGAGAATTACCTCCAGCGCGTCTCCTCCCGGTTCCTGCTGGTGTCCAGGTGTTGGCTGGCACCGTTCACAGTCGCCAGATCCTTAGAAGAAATGACAGTGGGAGAGACCCTTCTCTGGAGCCTCTGAGACGCCAAGTAGGGTTATGGGAAACGCTGGCTTTCCGAAACACGCCCTGTGGCGACCTGGGCTGGGAACGTTGCCCGGCCTGTGCGATCCCTACGACTCTGCAGACATTTCCCGatcctgggggctttggggaccaCTGCAGGAGAGCCACGTAATTAACTCTCAAGATCAAAGAGTTTTCTATCTCCAAGGGACGCTTTCCAAGGTGTGCGGCGAGCTCCTGCGAGAGCCCGTGTTCAGTTTTAAACAAACGTCCATCATTCTGTTTTCGTTTTCGGCGCCTTTGGTGCGTTCCGCCCTCCAACCCAGGGAGCCCTGACTGGTTCGAGGCGGCGTGGCTCGGGTGCGCTTCCCGCGGTATTTGAGCTCCAGGCATTGGCTGCAGTAGCAGCTGATGTCGTTGGGCAAAGGCCAGAAGTCCTGCTTCCCAGTATGGATTCCCTCAACACTCCCATTAGCGGCCGGCAGAGGCCTGGGTTTAGGATGGAGCATCCCTTTCACCTGGGTGGGAGCTGAGAGAGCGGAGGGAGGCTCCAGTGTCCCGAGTCCAGGTCACCCTGGTAACGTAGCCTATCGTGCCTGGAACTGGGAAGAGTATTTGCAACCAGAAGCCCCTTTTGGAAACTCACAACTACCCCGAGGTGTACACAGGTGGTGAATGATCGCCTCCATATTAAGCGGTGGAAGCAGGCGCAAGGATGTATGATGCCTTGACCCAGGTCATACAAGCAGAGATGGTGCTGGGACTTGGAGCCCACATTCCCaggctttccttcctctctctctgtctccttatcCTGCCGGGCTAAGgaccctcttcccctctgcctaGCTGAGGCTGCAAGCCCCAGGGCCCTCGGAATCCCGCCGGCTGTGGCCTGATCGCAGAGCGCTGGTTGCCGAGCCGCGGATGAATTGCCCCTGCGGTCCCCTACTGGGGCGTCAGACTTGTGCAGGGTTGCACCGGAGTCCTGAGGGACCTGGAGGCCCTCTTGCACCCTTAAGTAGGTGCTTCCAAGACTTCATGAGTGCTGGCCTCCTTGAGGGGGTTGGAGAGCTGGGAGCCCGCAGGTCATGCCTAACTCCCCGCGGCTGTCCCTTGGGTCCTGGCCCTGCGCTTTTCTGCGGGCTCTTCGAAAAAGTCGGGAAGCCTATGCTTTGTTCTGCGTCCTGGATCTATTTCCCGACTTGTGGGACGAAGCAGCTGGACGATCCCTGAACACActtccctctgcttccccagcAGGTGGAAGGGAGCCCATGCGGCGCCTGTAAATGGAAAGTCAGCGAACGCAGCTCTGGGCTGGGACCGCCCGTCGGACTCGGCGGAAGGGATTCCAAAGAGACCGCCAGGAAGCCCAGAGCTTGGAGTTCGCGCTCCCTGGAGCCGGGCTCGGCCCCTGGCGCCATCTCGGAGCTCCGCACACCTTGTAGGGGGGAGGCAGGCTGCTCCAAGCCCCGCACCCCAGGAGGCGCGCTCCGAGGGAAGCCGCCACCACGCCGCCTCTGCCTCGGCGCGGAACAAACGGTTAAAGATTTTGGGCAGCGCCTCGCGGGGGGAGGAGCCAGGGGCCCAATCCGCAATTAAAGATGAACTTTGGGTGAACTAATTTGTCTGACCAAGTTAACGTGGGCAGCAACCTGGGCCGCCTATAAAGCGGGCGCTCGGCGGGGTTCGAAGCGCTGGCGGCGGCGGCAGGTGGCGCGCCATGGGGCTCCTGGCACTGCTGGCCAGCGCGCTCTGCACCTTCGTGCTACCGCTGCTGCTCTTCCTGGCCGCGATCAAGCTCTGGGACCTGTACTGCGTGAGCAGCCGCGACCGCAGCTGCGCCCTCCCTTTGCCCCCCGGAACTATGGGCTTCCCCTTCTTTGGGGAAACGTTACAGATGGTGCTACAGGTAAGGGAGCTTGGGGCGGGACAAGACTATTCTCCCCAGCCCGGCTCGGCTCCGGGCTTCCACTGAAGCCGGGGTAGGCGCCCccgggagggaggtggggagggaggtgactACGGCTAGGATCGGGGCTAGCTGGAGGCGCAGCGCTCCCCGGCGCCCCCTCACGCCCGCCTCTCTCCTCCGCTTTCCTCTCGCAGCGAAGGAAATTCCTGCAGATGAAGCGCAGGAAATACGGCTTCATCTACAAGACACATTTGTTCGGGCGGCCCACAGTGCGGGTGATGGGCGCCGACAACGTGCGGCGCATCTTGCTCGGGGAGCACCGGCTGGTGTCGGTCCACTGGCCTGCGTCGGTGCGCACCATCCTGGGCTCCGGCTGCCTTTCTAACCTGCACGACTCCTCGCACAAGCAGCGCAAGAAGGTGAGGGCGGGGGTGCAGGCGCCTGGACAGGGAGGGGGACTCCATTTGCTGGAGGGGTTCAGGCAGATAGATGCTGGGCGAGTTCTAGCTGCATGAGGCGTCGGCTAGGACCCTCTCAAGCCCAGTTTAGCTTTCCTAGCCTGGAAGTGCCTTGGGTCTGGTGGGATTGAGGGTGCCTGGACCCTGGAAGGAAGAGGGACGGATGGGACCCGGTTTTAACCCTATCCCCTCCTCGGGGCTCAGGTGATTATGCGGGCCTTCAGCCGAGAGGCGCTGCAGTGCTACGTGCCGGTGATCGCCGAGGAAGTGGGCAACAGCCTGGAGCAGTGGCTGAGCTGCGGCGAGCGCGGCCTCCTGGTCTACCCCCAGGTGAAGCGCCTCATGTTCCGCATCGCCATGCGCATCTTGCTGGGCTGCGAGCCCCGGCTGGCCAACGGCGGGGACGCGGAGCAGCAACTGGTGGAGGCCTTCGAGGAAATGACCCGCAATCTTTTCTCGTTGCCCATCGACGTGCCCTTTAGTGGGCTGTACCGGGTAAGAGCGGCATGCAGGGTGCGGAGCTAGGTGACCGGGGCACCAGTACCCGGCGTCTGCTTACCGCCTTGCGCTCTCTGCGCTCAGGGCATGAAGGCGCGGAACCTCATCCACGCGCGCATCGAGGAGAACATTCGCGCCAAGATCTGCCGGCTGCGGGCGGCGGAGGCGGGCGAGGGCTGCAAAGATGCCCTGCAGCTTTTGATCGAGCACTcgtgggagaggggagagaggctggacaTGCAGGTGAGTGTCAGCTTCAGGAGAGGCACTGTGGAGTTTGTATCCCCTGGCTTTGCAAGCGCGGTTCCTGGGGTCCCCAAAGCGCCCTTCTCGGGCGCAGCTTCCCAGAGTGGGTAGCTCGCCCAGACCCCAGCGATGGGACCCCGAAGTTGAAATACCAGATCCGGAGAGCTGTGGAAGAGGCTGCGGCGGAGCAGGGAGAGTCCCCGGCCCTTCTAGGTTTTAAAGGGAAAGGTGGAATTTGCACAATGTAAATAAAGAATCTTGGGCGATTTAAGTACAACCAAGGCTTTAACTCAAAGAATTCCTGGTAGAGAAGGATCTTATTGGCCTTCCTGCTCTAGCTGAACTCAAGAGACCttgcattttgtttaaaaatgttgctttccttgactttctgtcAGCAAACTTTTAGCCCTTCTCGTCTTCCCTCCAGAACTCTCAGTTCGGTTCTGAGTAACCACCCTGGAAAACTGCATGCAGATTTGTAAAATCATCCTCTTATTCCACTCTCAGGCACTAAAGCAATCTTCAACTGAACTCCTTTTCGGAGGACACGAAACCACAGCCAGTGCAGCCACTTCTCTGATCACTTACCTGGGGCTCTACCCGCATGTTCTCCAGAAAGTTCGAGAAGAACTGAAGAGTAAGGTAGGAGGGCTCTGAAGGTTTCTTGGTAGCTTAAGAAACTCATCTGCTCCCTGGCTAACTTCCAAATGAGTAAGTGTGCTGCCTTTGCTGAATAGTTTGAAAGTGTAGAACCAAGGGGTGGGTGTGCCAGTGGAGAAAAAGAATTAGCCTGGTGAATAAAAAGGAGGGAATCTTGAGCTGTCATCCCACTCCACAGGGTTTGACCTTGTACTCCTACCCCTTCTCCAGTTTTTGATGAACCATGGAGATTTTCAGATAGGTTCCACTCTCTTGGATTTGTGCATTGGAGGGCATGAATGGGGACTCttaggtggtggtggtgatgggaagGAGGAGATTGGGGGTTCTAAGGGGTGAGCAGCATTCACTTAGAATTGTAAATAGACAGTGGATTTGCGCCAAGGGGTGGAGGCAAATGGTCACTAGCTACTCCCTGTTCCCCCCTCACACTCTCCCATCATGGGGCCTTTGGGTTTAGCCGCCACTTAAGCCCTGTTTATGTCTGCTGGGCTGATTTTATTGGAGCACAAAATGACCGTTCACCTCTGTGTGACTGTTTTGATAGGGTTTACTTTGCAAGAGCAATCAAGACAACAAGTTGGACATGGAAATTTTGGAACAGCTTAAATACACTGGGTGTGTTATTAAAGAGACCCTTAGACTGAATCCCCCAGTTCCAGGAGGGTTTCGAGTTGCCCTGAAGACTTTTGAattaaatgtaagttaaaattctcccctccccttctgttGTGGTTTTGAATCTCCTCTCGCTTCCCTGTGCGTTGGCTTAAATTTCTTATGCTTTGATGATATTGTCCTGCCCCATGTGCACACGTTTCACAACCtgaatgtctgtctgtctgtctctttccacaacccccccccccccccccccactttctTTCAACTCATAACTCCTTCAGGGATATCGGTGATAGCTTTTTGTTGTCAAAAGTTACATTCCAGTCTGTCAGCCCTCGGGACTTCACAATCTTTCACAGGGGTACCAGATTCCCAAGGGCTGGAATGTTATCTACAGTATCTGTGATACTCACGATGTGGCAGATGTCTTCACCAACAAGGAGGAGTTTAATCCTGACCGATTTATGCTGCCTCACCCGGAGGATGCTTCCAGGTTCAGCTTCATTCCATTTGGAGGAGGCCTTAGGAGCTGTGTAGGGAAAGAGTTCGCaaaaattcttctcaaaatatttacagtGGAGCTAGCCAGGCATTGTGACTGGCGGCTTCTAAATGGACCTCCTACCATGAAAACGAGTCCCACCGTGTACCCTGTGGACGATCTCCCGGCCAGGTTCACGCGTTTCCAGGGAGAAATCTGATGGGCGGGAGTGCCCAGACCTCAGACTTATTTGAAGTGTACACATGAGTTTTTACATAGTGTCGTgttgattttattatatttaattgcaaaaatgtatattataatatttatgtGTCTGCTACAGGACCAcaatctttaaatattaaaataatgaatttggacAGTTgccaaataaagtaaaatttgaagGTGCTTCTCTTGCATTTAAGATTCCTGTGGGGGAAAGCTCATCGgttttgtatttgtatatttaacCAGATTTCTAAATGTCTACATGCATGGTTTTGTCATCAGTGCATACCTATTTCCTGTGAGGACAAAACTTGAgctgttttttctcttaacacttattagaaaatatgcattatatgtgtatgtgtgtgtgagttaCTCCAAAGGTAACTTTGTAAATTTTTCTATGGTGATTTAGATTCCCTATTTGGAAAAAATCTATCCAAGttaattttagatctttttggttttgtttgctttactTTAGAGAAAGATGAATTTGAAAAGGTAACACTTTGAGAACTATCGTATTCTAATATAACACCTTTAGTCCTACACTTATTATgtttaataaacataataaattcGTGTTGTTACATAGTGCCAGAACTGTTTTCTGAAGTTAAAGCATTAGGTAATTCAAAGCCACTCTCTCTGATTATGAACAATTATTGACTAGAATGAGACCAAAAGCCCCTCGTCGGTTTCCTTTACTCAGAAGTTGCAGATGAAGACAGTGTTGGAAAAGGCCAGTTTCTGGTTTAGATAAGCTAGTCCAGgttttctttattgaaaataaGGCGGGAGGAGTAGATTTAGCAAACTGACAGATAAAGTTTTTATCTATGCCAGGCAATAGGGTGTGAGCCTGACATGACTGATAAAATGGCCCAGTCATGACCCTGTGAACCTTGGCTAACCTCTGGGAGAACGCGGTTTTGTCACATTTCTGACCCTGGCATAGCCATGTTCTGAACTGAAGGCCAGACTCTCAATCCAGAAAGGTTAGCCCCGGTGACGTGCTTATGCAAGcacattttcagttttgaaatggCACAATCTGCTTACTGAACCTCATGGCTTGTAGGTTTTggactttaaaattttcattacaaTTTTAGAATTTGGCACTGCTGCAGCAACTAGGTGGCCTAAATAGGTGTCTGAAAAGGGTTCTGTCTACAATTAGAGTTGCATGTTCTACCTGACTTTAGTTTTTTAGGGGGAACTTGGATTATACGTATTGTTGGAATCCTTTGATTTTTAAGGGGTGTTTACATAATAACATATAATGCCTTATAATAACCTTAtaatgccttttttaaaaaacgagAACTCACAGGCTTATTTAGTTTTAGCCAAAGCTTTAGTGTACTGTGGTATGCAAAGATGACCCCTCCACCCATAACTTTCTCCCCGGATCATTCCTGCTAGGAGCACATTAGCCTGGGGACATCATTTCAGATAATTTATACAAGGCCATTTCTTAAGGGTTTCAATACTCTTCATTTTGCCAGAGGACAGTTAGCGTTTCAAAACACTGTCTTTGGCGACTCCGTGACCTCGTGTCTCTGTGAGCATAGGGCAGAAAGAAATTTGAACCCTTTTAGCAAACAATTCAATTTTTAAGATAcacctttattttttatctggAGAGCAGTGTTTCTGGCTTGCATTTCCTGGGGCTATATTTAGCCCAATTATACTCATTGATTACAGAGTAGCGCAGAATTTACCTTGAAAAATACTTTCGTTAAAGACGCAAGCTCTGATAACGCACTTAGTGCTGAGTGAAGGCAGTTCAGAAGAGCTGAGGCAGAATCATGTCTGCCGGCTGCTGTTCAATGGGCCTGGGTCACGACTACCTGGGCAAGATGTTTTTGCTCGGGCATCTCTGGGTCTGTCCATGCATCACCCAGTGGAGAAGTGTTTCGGGAGGCCACTGTTCTAGTTTTAGACTCGGCTGGAGTTGAGGAAGGAGGGGAGCCCGCTGGGAGAAATGACTCTCTGGGGCTTCCAGGGGCACGGCACAGTGATAGAAGGGCGCTGTGCTCTCCAGGGCCTTGGGTGGACCTGCCACGCTGGCCAAGTTGGTGCCCTCTGCTTCCCCTTCCACACATGTCCTTGGCCCTGGCCACCTCCCATCCCATCTTCTCTTCAGTCAGGGGTGGGGTGCCACCGGTGACAGACTATTGTCAGGACTGGCGTGCAAGAGCTTCCAGCTGGGTCTAGAATGCGTGAGCATTCAGAGGGATTGTAGCCTTCACCCAGCTCAGCCCTGAGAGGCCCAGAGATGGCCTGTGATTTGCCTGGGGCCACCCAGGGAGTGGCAGAACCAGGGAAGGGCCCTGctgctgttttttcct
The DNA window shown above is from Equus quagga isolate Etosha38 chromosome 2, UCLA_HA_Equagga_1.0, whole genome shotgun sequence and carries:
- the LOC124236251 gene encoding cytochrome P450 26A1; the protein is MGLLALLASALCTFVLPLLLFLAAIKLWDLYCVSSRDRSCALPLPPGTMGFPFFGETLQMVLQRRKFLQMKRRKYGFIYKTHLFGRPTVRVMGADNVRRILLGEHRLVSVHWPASVRTILGSGCLSNLHDSSHKQRKKVIMRAFSREALQCYVPVIAEEVGNSLEQWLSCGERGLLVYPQVKRLMFRIAMRILLGCEPRLANGGDAEQQLVEAFEEMTRNLFSLPIDVPFSGLYRGMKARNLIHARIEENIRAKICRLRAAEAGEGCKDALQLLIEHSWERGERLDMQALKQSSTELLFGGHETTASAATSLITYLGLYPHVLQKVREELKSKGLLCKSNQDNKLDMEILEQLKYTGCVIKETLRLNPPVPGGFRVALKTFELNGYQIPKGWNVIYSICDTHDVADVFTNKEEFNPDRFMLPHPEDASRFSFIPFGGGLRSCVGKEFAKILLKIFTVELARHCDWRLLNGPPTMKTSPTVYPVDDLPARFTRFQGEI